The Alphaproteobacteria bacterium sequence GACATTATTTAGCCCAAATATTGCATATAAAGACTTATCAATTTCTTTATATGTGAAGCCTGTCATTACTAAATAAATAAACAGCAATATTGTTCCAACACACAGGGAGGCCTTTATTTGTTGTAGATTTTCCAATAGAGAAGGAGACGCCCCTTTCAAACTTTCAGGTGCCGGTCTGTAGAAAACCAATATACCCATATAGATTGCCGAGATGATAACAAAAAATATCACTAACTATGCCTGCTGAATATTTTTCTTTAGGAACTCTAATGTTTTTTCGTCTATTTTTGCAACGCGTTCCATTCCCTTCTTTTGTGCTTTTATTTTTAGCTTTCTGCCGCTGCTAAACGTATATTTCATCGGAATTTGAATCGCCCCGTTTCCAATTTTCATACTATCTATTTCATCGTAGGTAAAAAAATCATGTTGGGAAAACTTCCCGAGCATATTCAGAGCATGAAAATGTAAGCCTTTACTCGTTACTGAAACAAAATAACTTTTCATACTGAGTACGGCTAACGGCCCAATTAAAAAAAAGAGCCAAATTTTAAAAGGCCTTTGAGCCATAAAAAAGCCAATCATATCTTCATCGGCTGACAAATTTTGCTTTATCTGCTCATATGCTTTGTCTTTGTGCATATTTTTTACTCTATTTATAATTTGTTGATGGTTTACAATAGCCGCTTTTTTTAAAAAGTCTAAAAGTTTTATGGATAACTAGCCGGGGGATTTTGGCCGTAGAAATTTTCTCTTTATACTATAAATCAGAAACTTATCATCCACCGAGGTTCTGAATTTGTCTAGCAAGCCCACCATATTTCTCTTAACATTTACAAAGCTGGCTTGCGGATCGTAAGCACCTTTTGAAGTTCTGAGTTTCTTGCTGTGATTTAATACCTTATTTATCCTTTATACCTAAATGATATAGCGTCTGCCATACGTGACGGGCTATGCATGAATTTCGGCTTTGTTGCCAAAAAATACGATATACATTTGTAACTTATGACAATATACTGGCGTGCGTTTTGCGACCATAATTTATGATATAAATATTAAGTCCGCTTATTCAGCATGCGACTAAAGGCCTATTTTAATGAAAGAGCCACTTATTAAGCATAATAACGAACTGGATGAATTATGGGCAGAAATTGAAACGCGCATGGGAGTTTGCCCATCGTTCTTTCGCTTAGCTTCTGCCGATCCCTCAATCGCACGCGGGTTGTTTGACTTAGCCAAGTTCGCCTATCTTGAAAGCCCATTGCCGGCAGAGTTTAAAGAAAAATTATTTACTTATCTTTCGCGTTTTTGTCCTGTGCGCTACTGCATCACTCGCCATGCCGCATTTTTGCTGGGCAAAGGTTATGTAGCAGGCGACCCTAATGCGCCTTTACTTACGGCCGAAGAAGTGGCGAAGCTGGTTAATGAGCCTTTGCCAAAAACCAATCTTATGCCCAAGTTGCGCGCTGAGCTTGAAAGCCATCCTCCAGTAGAGGATTGGCCGGATTATGATAGTCATTTGGGGCTTTTAGTGCGTACTGCCTGTACCATGATATTTGTAGAGCCAGAACGCTCATTTGCATGGAACCGTGCATTAAAGAACCTATTCGGGGCTCAGCGTTACGAGCAATTAATGCTATATCTCGCATTTATTCGCACCGCGCATTTTTGGACCGAAGTGCATCCTGAGCTTGAGCTGGAAGAAGATATCAACCGACTGCTATCAGAACACGAAGCTCTGGCTAGCACACTACTTAATTACCAAGGCGAAAAATCTGCTTTATTGAATGAAAAATTCAAGTTTGAACTCGGTGAATTAAAGAGTCTTTCCCTGCTCACGAATGACCTACGGCTAAGTAATGAGCGGTTTCGTGCGGCGGTAGATGCCGTTAAGGGTGTATTGTGGACAAATAACGCCATAGGCGAAATGGAGGGAGAACAACCCGGATGGGCTGCATTAACAGGCCAAACCTATGAAGAATATCGCGGATTTGGCTGGTCTGACGCTGTGCATCCTGATGATACTCAACCTACCATAGATGCCTGGAAAAAAGCGGTAGCAGAAAAAAAGCCATTTATTTTTGAGCATCGCGTCAAACGGCATGACCAGGAATGGCGGCATTTTTCTATACGTGCGATTCCTGTATTTTATGGCGATGAAATTGGTGAATGGGTGGGGGTGCATACCGATATCACCGACCAAAAAAATGCTGAGCGGCAACTTATTGAGCAAAGCGCTCAGCTTGAAGCCGTCTATCAGGCAATGAATGATGGCGTACTTGTTTTCAACATGCAAGGCGAAGCGGTTTTAGTTAACGAAGCTGCTGCAAGAATAGTCGGGCTATCCAGTGCGAAAGAATTAAAGCAAGATTTTGAATTTTTCGAGAAAAACTATGATTTACATGAACTTAATGGCGCTCATATTCCAATAGATAACTGGCCACTTTTACGAGTGATGCGGCGAATCACTGATGAATATGGAAGTGCGGCTCAGTAGCTTGAAAACCAATAGCAGCTGGATAATCTCTTTTAATGGCGAGCCGGTATGGGATAATGCTAGCCAGCAGACCCTTGCCGTTATTGTTATGCGTGACATTACTGAAAAACGCCAGTCTGAAGAATTGCTTACCGCACAAAGACAAGCCTTGGAAATGGTATTAAGCAATGCACCTTTAAAAGAAGTGCTGTTATATTTAGCAGAAGTGGTAGAAAAAAATACGAATACTTCAGTTTTCGCGGTAATTTTATTGCTTGATGAAGAAAACAGGCTTCGCCATGGTGCCGCTCCAAGCCTGCCCGATGCCTATAACGAAGCAATTGATGGCCTAACAGCACATTCAGAGCTTGGCACATGTGGAGCAGCCGCAGCAACAGGTAAAATTGTAATAACCGAATCCATTGATGCAGCGCCAAGCTGGCAGGAAATAAAGCAACTTCCACTGGATTTGGGTTTAAAAGCCGCATGGACACAACCAATATTTTCTCGTTCTGGCAAAGTTCTGGGTACTTTTGGCACCTATTTCCGCGAGTGCCGCAGTCCAGATAAATACGAAATGGATGTGGTTGCAATGCTTTCCCGCATGGCCGCTATTGCCATTGAAAACAAACAAGATCAAGCCGCATTACGAATAAGCGAAGAACGCTTCAGAAACATCGCTAAAGCCACCAGTGATGCTATTTGGGATTGGGATATGAGTACCAACAAAGTGTGGTGGAGCGACGGGATGGCCACCACGTTTGGTCATCCTTTAGATGCCGTGGGAGAGGATGCCACTTGGTGGTATGATAATATTCACCCCGACGCCCGCGACAAAACATGAAAAGATATTCAGGACGATATTAGAAACGCTGAGCATTACTGGGAGCACGCAGTGCGTTCCCTTAGCGGAAATGGCAGCTACGCTATTGTATCCGACCGCGGCTACACCATTCAAGATGAGACTGGCAAAACTATCCGCATGGTAGGCGGAATGAAAGACATTACCGCAAACAAAAAAGCACAACAAACATTAGAGCTGAGCGAAGAAAAATTCCGTAATATGGCTGACTCTATCGACCAGATGATTTGGGTAACACGTCCGGATGGGTACCATGAATATTATAACAAGCGATGGTATGATTATACTGGTATGCCAGCAGGCTCCACCGATGGTAACAAGTGGAACGATATGTTCTATAAAGAAGATCAGGAGCGTGCTCAGAAAATTTGGCAACATTCGTTAGATACGGGTGAGGCTTATGAAATTGAATATCGCCTACGCAGATATGATGGTAACTATCGCTGGGTATTGGGTAGAGCGCGCCCCATGCACGATGAGCAAGGCAATATTATCAGATGGTTTGGTACATGTACCGATATTCATGACTTAAAAGAAGCCGAAGAAAAAGCTGAAGCAGCAAACTTGGCAAAATCAGAGTTTCTGGCAAATATGAGTCACGAAATCCGCACCCCGATGAATGCAATTATTGGTCTATCGAACCTGATGGCACGTCATAAGGAATTGCCTGCCAATATGCGTCAAATGGTGGATACCTTGCAGCTTTCTTCACAATCTATGATGGCGCTGGTAGACGATGTGCTTGATATCGCCAAAATCGAAACCAATAAAATCGAACTGGAACATATTTCCTTTTCTTTACCCGACCTTATAAGTGAAGTGAAAAGCATAGTTTTGGAAAAGGCACAGGAAAAGGGGCTGGAATTTAATATTTCCTGTAGCGCTAAACAATCTCCCCTATACATAGGCGATCCTACCCGTATTCGCCAAATTCTGCTGAATCTTGCTGGTAATGCCATTAAATTTACAGCCGAAGGCAGCGTCTCTATTAGCTGCGAACACACTGAAAGAAACGATACCAGCCATCACGATGTGTGCATTCATGTGCATGACACGGGAATTGGTATACATGAAAATAAACTGGTGAGCATTTTTGATAAATTCAGTCAGGCAGATACTACTATCACTCGCAAATATGGTGGTACTGGCTTAGGGCTGGCTATCTGCAAAACATTGGCAGAGGTTATGGGCGGTGAAATTACATTAAAGAGCATCGAGGGCGAAGGTTCGCAATTTACTGTACATTTACCTTTAGAGATAGCGCATGACACCCCCAAAAAGAACCCCCTAACTGCTTCCATAGACCAATCAGAAAAAATGCCGTCAGACGCCACATCCCCCCGTCCTCGCGTATTATTGGTTGAAGATTTTGCGGCAAATGTACTTGTTGCAACTTTGGTGTTGGATAGTTTGGGTTTCGATTACGACTTAGCCGAAGATGGAAGATCCGCACTCGCCAAAATCCGTGCGGGGCGAGATCATTATCAGGCCGTATTGATGGATGTGCAAATGCCGGGAATGGATGGAATGGAGGCAACGCGCATTCTACGTGCGGAAGAAGCAAAACAATCACTAGCTCCTCTCCCTGTGATTGCCATGACCGCCCATGTCTTTGAAGAAGATCGCCAACGCTGTTTAAACGCCGGAATGAATGATTTTGTAAGCAAACCCTTCGACCCCGAGCAATTGGAAGCCACCTTGCAAAAATTCAGCAAAACCCAAACCGCTTAACCCTCGCGTTTGCAACAAGAACAAAATTCTAAATTTGCTGTGAGATTGCTTGCGGGGCGCGATTCAGGCGGTTTTAACTCTACCTGCTTTAGAAATATGGCAGCCAGCTAAACCTTTACTGACCACCTTTTTCTGCTAAAGATTCCGCTGGCCTTTTTGCAGCTGCGTAAGCATTTCGGCGGCTTGGTGGCCTCGGCTCATGCCGAATGTGTTGCCTGCGGCAATTGAGCGGGCGGATTCGTAGGAAGTGGTGGAGGTTTTTGTGCCATCCAAAATTTTGTCCAACCCCGATTGCAACAACCCGCCGACCACTTGATTACCGATGTTTGATAAAAAGCCGAACGCCCCGTTTTTGCCGCCAAGCGCCGAGGTGAAAGCGTCTTCGATACTGCCGATTCGTCCTTTGGTCAACGCCTCACCGAACCGCTCTGCCGACTGACTGAGAAATCGCCCTGCGCTGACCTGAAACATATCCGGGTTGCGGCCAATGATTCGGTTCACAATGCCATCCGCAGAGCGGGAGATTTCCGCGCCAAGCAGTGATTCTAGATTGAGGTTGCTGGTGCGTGAGGTGTTGGCCGAAGCTACTAAAGAAGTAAGTGTATCGCCGCTTCGTCCAGTGAAGAACCCTGCAACTTTGGAGAAAATGCCTCCGCTAGCAACGCCGAGCGTGTCGGAACCGGAGGAGCCATCTAAGACATTGACCACAGAGCCACCTGTGATGGGCGCATCAGGTTTAGGTGTAGGAGTTGGGCTTACCCCAAAAAGATTTTTATAGGGTGGAGATTTCATTGCTTGGCCACTTTTGATCGCCTCTACGACATATGGCGCAATTTCATCAAAACTCTGCACACTCAGGCCTATTTCTCGTCCCAGTGCATTATTATGAATATCCATTTCGCGAATAGCAGGATGCTGATCTTTAAAAGTATCGCCGCCCCATTCAATTAAATTGCCAGCTGCTTCAGAGATGACAGAAGTGCTATAATATGCAGCAACTGCACTTGAGTATATATGCCGAAATGCATCCAACGAATCATTTTGTCCTGGGTGAGGTGATTGTTGATCACTTGTGATTCCATATTTTTTTGCGACTGCATTGACATGATTCTCCCATGCTACTCTTGTGTCTGGGACGTTAATTTTATCTTTGAATAAACCCATGGGTATAAACATTGCTGTGTTCCTTGCGTCAAAATAATTAATCGTAATGGTATACAATCTGTGCAAACGTTAAGAGCACTAACAAGAAAAAGAGGAATCCTATTACCAAAATAATCTTGAAAAGCACCTTTGAAATAAAAATAATTTTCTGCTGTACCTTCCCTTTTGAACACTTTGGCATACCTACCCCTTAAAAATTGATTGAAAATTATTGAGTTGGCTCAACGTGTGTTTGTATATAGTGGGTAAGCGAGCAGTGGGAAATGCTTGTTGTTAAGCATTCCAAGTTTTTTAAGAAACGTGGTGTGCGCTTGCCAGAATGGTGGATATAGGCCATTCATCTTCAAAGTCTTCCGCTCCAAGGGTGGTATTGCGATCTCCTTCATAAACCGGCACTCTTTTTAATTGGCTTACTGGCAAATCATTGTCATAAGCCCGTGTACGAATGAAAAGCGCAAAGGCTAAGTCTAAATCGGTTTTTAATTTAGGCCAATCAGGAAGCATGAATCACACTCTATTAAAATTTATAGCGTGTCAGAGTACCATTTAACGGGCTGCTTAGGAAGGGGGCAGAAGCTTTTTGCTGCGACCTAGGCGCTTTCCGGATAAAATCAGAATCTTCTGTAATTGGCTGTGATGTTGGTTGCGGGGGCGCGATTCAAGCAGTTTTTAAATTTTCAGACAGAAATAAAATAGGATTGTTAATCTCCTGAATTACCAAAATCTTCCGCGCGTTGCATTTGCAAAAGCCACTAACGATAGCATCACAGGAACTTCCACCAGCACGCCAACGACGGTAGCCAGAGCAGCGCCGGAGTTTAGCCCGAACAGGCTGATGGCTACGGCTACGGCGAGTTCAAAGAAGTTAGATGTGCCAATCAGCGCGGCGGGTGCGGCGGTGCTGAATGGCACACGCCAAAGATATGCCCAGCCATAGGCGATGAAGAATATCCCATAAGACTGAACCAGCAACGGCACGGCAATCAAGACAATGACCAGTGGCTTATCAAGGATGGTCTGCGCCTGAAAGCCAAATAGTAGCACAACCGTAGCCAACAGCCCCATGATGGAATAAGGCTTAATCTTAGCGGTGAAGCGTTCGATTCGCGCGTGGCTCTGATTGCTATCCAGCCGCTTTCGGGTCGCATAGCCTGCTGCTAATGGAACCACGACATAAAGCACCACAGAAAGCAGCAAGGTTTCCCACGGCACGATAATATCAGACACGCCAAGCAAGAAAGCTGCCAGCGGCGCAAAAGCAAAAATCATAATGATGTCGTTGATGGAGACTTGCACCAGCGTGTAATTGGCATCCCCGCGCACCAACTGGCTCCACACAAAAACCATCGCTGTGCAAGGTGCAACACCGAGCAGAATCATCCCTGCGATATATTCTTTGGCGGTTTCGGGGGCTACTAAGCCTGCAAAGACATACTCAAAAAACAGCACGCCCAATGCAGCCATTGTAAATGGCTTAACCAGCCAGTTAATCACCAACGTGATGCACAACCCTTTGGGCTTGCGCCCTACATCTTTGAGGGAGGCAAAATCAACATTCACCATCATGGGGTAAATCATCACCCAGATAAACAAGGCTACGACCAGATTCACGCTGGCATATTCCATTGCTGCTACAGCTTCAAATAGCGAGGGAATAATTACACCAAGCCCAATGCCTACGGCAACGCAAAGCGCCACCCACAGTGAAAGATAGCGTTCAAAGAAACCAAGAGGAGATTGCGGTTCGGTCATAGTAATTCTTTCTCAATGCGCTGTCTCAGCATGAAACATGCTTCATCAAATGCGGCGTTAATTTCTTTTGATGAACCTGCCGCTTTTGCGGGATCTGGTGTGCTCCAATGCAACTTTTCATGTGTGCCAAAGAAAGCGGGGCAGGCTTCAGCGGCGGCAGCATCGCAAACGGTAATCACCAAATCAAAATGCTGACCCGCAAATTCATCCCATGATTTGCTGTGTGGTGTGCCAGCGTCA is a genomic window containing:
- a CDS encoding GAF domain-containing protein, whose translation is MNMEVRLSSLKTNSSWIISFNGEPVWDNASQQTLAVIVMRDITEKRQSEELLTAQRQALEMVLSNAPLKEVLLYLAEVVEKNTNTSVFAVILLLDEENRLRHGAAPSLPDAYNEAIDGLTAHSELGTCGAAAATGKIVITESIDAAPSWQEIKQLPLDLGLKAAWTQPIFSRSGKVLGTFGTYFRECRSPDKYEMDVVAMLSRMAAIAIENKQDQAALRISEERFRNIAKATSDAIWDWDMSTNKVWWSDGMATTFGHPLDAVGEDATWWYDNIHPDARDKT
- a CDS encoding ATP-binding protein, producing the protein MRSLSGNGSYAIVSDRGYTIQDETGKTIRMVGGMKDITANKKAQQTLELSEEKFRNMADSIDQMIWVTRPDGYHEYYNKRWYDYTGMPAGSTDGNKWNDMFYKEDQERAQKIWQHSLDTGEAYEIEYRLRRYDGNYRWVLGRARPMHDEQGNIIRWFGTCTDIHDLKEAEEKAEAANLAKSEFLANMSHEIRTPMNAIIGLSNLMARHKELPANMRQMVDTLQLSSQSMMALVDDVLDIAKIETNKIELEHISFSLPDLISEVKSIVLEKAQEKGLEFNISCSAKQSPLYIGDPTRIRQILLNLAGNAIKFTAEGSVSISCEHTERNDTSHHDVCIHVHDTGIGIHENKLVSIFDKFSQADTTITRKYGGTGLGLAICKTLAEVMGGEITLKSIEGEGSQFTVHLPLEIAHDTPKKNPLTASIDQSEKMPSDATSPRPRVLLVEDFAANVLVATLVLDSLGFDYDLAEDGRSALAKIRAGRDHYQAVLMDVQMPGMDGMEATRILRAEEAKQSLAPLPVIAMTAHVFEEDRQRCLNAGMNDFVSKPFDPEQLEATLQKFSKTQTA
- the arsB gene encoding ACR3 family arsenite efflux transporter → MTEPQSPLGFFERYLSLWVALCVAVGIGLGVIIPSLFEAVAAMEYASVNLVVALFIWVMIYPMMVNVDFASLKDVGRKPKGLCITLVINWLVKPFTMAALGVLFFEYVFAGLVAPETAKEYIAGMILLGVAPCTAMVFVWSQLVRGDANYTLVQVSINDIIMIFAFAPLAAFLLGVSDIIVPWETLLLSVVLYVVVPLAAGYATRKRLDSNQSHARIERFTAKIKPYSIMGLLATVVLLFGFQAQTILDKPLVIVLIAVPLLVQSYGIFFIAYGWAYLWRVPFSTAAPAALIGTSNFFELAVAVAISLFGLNSGAALATVVGVLVEVPVMLSLVAFANATRGRFW
- a CDS encoding arsenate reductase ArsC, producing MAETLINALGEGRYEAVSAGSDPAGYVHPKSIETLKRHGFDAGTPHSKSWDEFAGQHFDLVITVCDAAAAEACPAFFGTHEKLHWSTPDPAKAAGSSKEINAAFDEACFMLRQRIEKELL